The Anopheles coluzzii chromosome 2, AcolN3, whole genome shotgun sequence genome window below encodes:
- the LOC120953273 gene encoding uncharacterized protein LOC120953273, which produces MPFSIVQTRGPKGYAELSIVPDSWVQGTSHKKTYLFWPNVKETYNIILKEQKKIVSRIGIIEVQLNTLLNHTVVSTTNLTGFDHPFVDNAEDLEKFEKDLDEEEYYTQVVSLLKQKIIDKDINNRMLATLDALFDRSFLTKCTWTGISKSGTKIAMHSFKNVVNLFKCVGSTNLVPVTDETVRGFFMNRLKHALERSKAKGPRKSTSRKGKLI; this is translated from the exons ATGCCATTCTCAATAGTGCAAACCCGTGGGCCTAAAGGGTACGCTGAATTAAGCATTGTTCCTGATTCCTGGGTTCAAGGCACTagccataaaaaaacatatctgTTTTGGCCAAACGTAAAGGAAACATACAACATC attttaaaagaacaaaagaaaatagtGAGTCGTATCGGCATAATCGAAGTACAATTAAATACTTTACTTAATCATACCGTAGTAAGTACTACTAATCTCACTGGTTTTGACCATCCATTCGTAGACAATGCCGAAGATCTggaaaaatttgaaaaagatTTAGATGAGGAAGAATATTATACCCAAGTAGTAAGcttattgaaacaaaaaattattGATAAAGATATAAACAACAGAATGTTAGCAACCCTTGATGCCCTTTTCGATAGGAGTTTCTTAACAAAGTGCACATGGACAGGTATTTCTAAATCAGGAACTAAAATAGCAAtgcattcatttaaaaatgtagTAAATCTTTTTAAATGCGTAGGAAGTACTAACCTTGTGCCAGTCACAGATGAAACGGTGCGAGGTTTCTTCATGAATAGATTGAAACACGCATTAGAACGATCTAAGGCCAAAGGTCCACGCAAATCAACTAGCCGTAAAggaaaattaatataa